From Ancylobacter pratisalsi, one genomic window encodes:
- the pepN gene encoding aminopeptidase N: MRDADPKPVRLTDYRPPDWLVDTVDLDVRLHPSVTTVIARLGMRPNPLGRHGSPIVLDGDELELKSITLNGTPLGGSAYAATPSSLTILAPPQAAVTLQIETVLDPSANTKLMGLYRSSGTYCTQCEAEGFRRITYFPDRPDVLAVYTTRIEAERDEAPVLLGNGNPVERGDVEGTTRHYAVWHDPWPKPCYLFALVGGRLDGISEPFVTATGKPVELGIYVEPGKADRASYAMDALKRSMRWDEEAFGCEYDLDVFNIVAVADFNMGAMENKGLNVFNDKYVLASPETATDTDYANIEAIIAHEYFHNWTGNRITCRDWFQLCLKEGLTVFRDQEFSSDQRSRPVKRIGDVRLLKSHQFAEDAGPLAHPVRPSTYREINNFYTATVYEKGAEVVRMLKTLLGEEGFRSGMDLYFDRHDGQAATVEDFLTCFSETNSVDLSQFALWYAQSGTPQVEVSGHWDADARSYRLDIRQTLPPTPGQPDKHAMLFPLALGLVGPDGKDMPLNPDDGTNTAGTVLLVSKPEQSFLFRDVPERPVPSINRGFSAPVKLNANLGTEDLTFLARHDSDPFNRFEAGQTLALHHLVSASGQSREGIRIDDPTALVEAMDASLNDASLDPAFVAQVLSVPSEGEVGREIGTDVDPDAIHAARRTLRHTLGEALRPTLERVYVQHAPTGTYSPDAISAGRRSLRNASLDLLACTGGEADIARALTHFETADNMTDRFFALSVLAHNAPDVREAALTAFHERFKDDPLVVDKWLALQAQIAEPGALDRVRELTRHPAFSMGNPNRVRALIGNFATANQTQFHRLDGAGHTFVADAVLELDSRNPQVAARLLGAFKSWRSLEPVRRASAERNLKRVADKRDLSPDVADIVARSLG, encoded by the coding sequence ATGCGCGACGCCGATCCCAAGCCCGTCCGTCTGACCGACTACCGCCCACCGGACTGGCTCGTGGACACGGTTGATCTCGACGTGCGGCTTCATCCGAGCGTGACGACGGTCATCGCCCGGTTAGGGATGCGCCCCAATCCGCTCGGTCGCCACGGCTCACCAATCGTTCTCGATGGCGACGAACTCGAACTGAAATCGATCACCCTCAATGGTACGCCGCTGGGAGGCTCCGCCTACGCGGCCACCCCGTCCTCGCTCACCATTCTGGCGCCGCCACAGGCCGCTGTGACCTTGCAGATCGAGACCGTGCTCGACCCTTCAGCCAATACAAAGCTCATGGGACTTTATCGATCGAGCGGCACCTACTGCACCCAGTGCGAGGCCGAAGGCTTTCGCCGCATAACCTATTTCCCCGACCGTCCGGACGTTCTCGCGGTCTACACCACCCGCATCGAGGCTGAGCGCGACGAGGCCCCCGTGCTGCTCGGCAATGGCAACCCGGTCGAACGCGGCGACGTGGAAGGCACCACACGCCACTATGCCGTCTGGCACGATCCCTGGCCCAAGCCCTGCTATCTGTTCGCTCTTGTGGGCGGACGGCTCGACGGCATCAGCGAACCCTTCGTCACCGCCACCGGCAAGCCCGTCGAGCTTGGCATCTATGTCGAACCCGGCAAGGCCGACCGTGCCAGCTACGCCATGGACGCGCTGAAGCGTTCGATGCGCTGGGATGAAGAAGCCTTCGGGTGCGAATACGACCTCGACGTTTTCAACATCGTCGCCGTCGCAGACTTCAACATGGGCGCCATGGAGAACAAGGGTCTGAACGTCTTCAATGACAAATACGTTCTCGCAAGCCCCGAGACCGCGACAGACACCGATTATGCGAACATCGAGGCGATCATCGCCCACGAGTATTTCCACAACTGGACCGGCAACCGCATTACGTGTCGAGACTGGTTCCAGCTCTGCCTCAAAGAGGGATTGACGGTCTTTCGGGACCAGGAATTCTCGTCCGACCAGCGCTCGCGTCCAGTGAAGCGCATCGGCGATGTGCGCCTACTCAAGAGTCACCAGTTCGCCGAAGACGCCGGCCCGCTGGCTCACCCCGTACGCCCCTCGACCTATCGCGAAATCAATAACTTCTACACGGCCACCGTCTACGAGAAGGGTGCCGAAGTCGTGCGCATGCTGAAGACCCTTCTCGGCGAAGAAGGCTTCCGTTCCGGCATGGATCTTTATTTCGACCGTCACGACGGTCAGGCGGCGACGGTTGAGGACTTTCTGACCTGCTTCTCCGAAACCAACAGTGTCGACCTCTCGCAGTTCGCGCTCTGGTATGCACAGTCGGGAACCCCGCAGGTCGAGGTGAGCGGCCACTGGGACGCAGATGCACGGAGCTACCGGCTCGATATCCGGCAGACACTCCCCCCGACGCCCGGCCAGCCCGACAAGCACGCCATGCTGTTTCCGCTCGCGCTCGGTCTGGTTGGGCCGGACGGGAAGGACATGCCGCTCAATCCGGATGACGGCACGAATACCGCGGGAACGGTGTTGCTTGTCAGCAAGCCGGAACAGAGCTTCCTGTTCCGCGATGTACCAGAGCGCCCGGTTCCCTCGATCAACCGCGGCTTCTCCGCACCCGTCAAACTCAACGCGAACCTCGGCACCGAGGATCTGACGTTCCTTGCCCGCCATGATAGCGATCCGTTTAACCGCTTCGAGGCCGGCCAGACCTTGGCGCTCCATCATCTGGTATCGGCCAGCGGCCAATCCCGTGAGGGAATCAGGATCGATGACCCGACCGCTCTGGTCGAGGCGATGGACGCGAGCCTGAACGACGCTTCACTCGATCCTGCCTTCGTTGCCCAGGTGCTCTCGGTACCGTCCGAAGGAGAAGTCGGGCGAGAGATCGGGACGGACGTCGATCCCGATGCCATACATGCCGCGCGCCGTACGCTCCGCCATACGCTTGGCGAGGCACTGCGGCCGACGTTGGAGCGCGTCTACGTTCAGCATGCACCCACCGGCACCTACTCCCCTGACGCGATCTCAGCGGGACGGCGCTCTCTGCGCAATGCGAGCCTCGACCTGCTCGCCTGTACCGGCGGAGAGGCCGATATCGCCCGGGCGCTCACGCATTTTGAGACCGCTGACAATATGACGGATCGTTTCTTCGCTCTGTCTGTCCTCGCCCACAATGCACCTGATGTACGCGAAGCGGCACTCACCGCGTTCCATGAGCGCTTCAAGGACGATCCGCTGGTAGTCGACAAGTGGCTTGCCCTGCAGGCACAGATCGCCGAACCGGGCGCGCTGGACCGAGTGCGTGAGCTGACCAGACACCCTGCCTTTTCGATGGGAAATCCGAACCGGGTCCGAGCCCTCATTGGAAATTTCGCAACCGCCAATCAGACCCAGTTCCATCGCCTCGACGGGGCGGGGCACACCTTTGTCGCCGATGCCGTACTGGAACTCGATTCCCGCAACCCGCAGGTTGCCGCACGCCTTCTGGGCGCATTCAAAAGCTGGCGTTCGCTGGAGCCTGTCCGCCGCGCATCTGCCGAACGGAACCTGAAGCGCGTGGCCGACAAGCGGGATCTGTCGCCGGATGTCGCCGATATCGTGGCGCGCTCGCTGGGCTAG